From a region of the Thermus caldilimi genome:
- a CDS encoding type II toxin-antitoxin system PemK/MazF family toxin: protein MELRRGDILLVDFDPGRPGEAAKVRPAILVTNDIANALSPVVVVVPLTSNVIRVYPFELFLPAQETGLDRDSKAQVQLLRHIHRRRILRGLGSLPPHLKKALDARLREHLGLG, encoded by the coding sequence TTGGAGCTGAGACGGGGCGATATCCTCCTGGTGGATTTTGATCCAGGAAGGCCGGGAGAGGCGGCCAAGGTTCGCCCGGCCATTCTGGTGACCAACGACATCGCCAATGCCCTTTCCCCCGTGGTAGTGGTGGTGCCTCTTACCTCCAACGTGATCCGGGTGTATCCCTTTGAGCTTTTCCTTCCCGCCCAAGAGACGGGGTTGGATCGAGACAGCAAAGCCCAGGTGCAGCTTCTGAGGCATATCCACCGCAGGCGCATCCTGCGGGGTTTGGGCAGCCTACCCCCTCACCTCAAGAAGGCCCTTGATGCCCGCCTCCGGGAGCACCTCGGACTCGGGTAA
- a CDS encoding heavy metal-binding domain-containing protein: protein MILTTTSLVEGRRVEHYLGIVFGEAIVGANIFRDLFASIRDIVGGRSGAYEAELRRARELALEELAENARRLGADAVLGIDVDYEVLGQGNSMLMVTASGTAVKLAP from the coding sequence ATGATCCTGACCACCACTTCCCTGGTTGAGGGGCGGCGCGTGGAGCACTACCTGGGCATCGTCTTTGGGGAGGCCATTGTGGGGGCCAATATCTTCCGGGACCTCTTCGCTTCCATCCGGGACATCGTGGGTGGGCGGAGCGGGGCCTACGAGGCGGAGCTTCGCCGGGCCCGGGAGCTGGCCCTGGAGGAGTTGGCGGAGAATGCCCGCCGCCTGGGGGCGGATGCGGTGCTCGGCATCGACGTGGATTACGAGGTGCTGGGCCAGGGGAACTCCATGCTCATGGTGACGGCAAGCGGTACAGCCGTAAAGCTGGCGCCGTGA
- a CDS encoding DUF3060 domain-containing protein: MEIRGVGNVVDIQSVRHIVVTGAMNTVTRRQGASNRKLQVSNTGLNSKVSPRR, encoded by the coding sequence GTGGAGATCAGGGGCGTAGGCAACGTGGTGGACATTCAAAGCGTCAGGCACATCGTGGTCACGGGGGCTATGAACACGGTCACCCGGCGGCAAGGAGCGAGCAACCGCAAACTCCAGGTCAGCAATACAGGGTTAAACAGCAAGGTGAGCCCCCGTCGCTAG
- a CDS encoding multicopper oxidase family protein — translation MNADRRTLLKLTAGLLLSPLARGQAPFPEPPVLRSRDSLLQVRLRAALTPLSLLGREAQLWTYGGSFPGPTLRVRPGDTVRLELENLLPEPTNLHWHGLPISPKVDDPLLEIPPKETWSYAFTVPQDLAGTFWYHPHLHGRVAPQLFAGLAGAILVESPLDGIPELREAEEHLLVLKDLELVGGRPAPHAPMDWINGKEGNLLLVNGASRPTLRTGKATLRLRLLNASNARYFRLQLEGHPLYLITSDGGFLEEPYEVPELLLAPGERAEVLVRFQKEGAFRLLALPYERGVHMMGGMEHMGHGGMSMGASPSGPQTLLTLVAPPRPKPLPLPKALAKLPALNPNQARATRRLTLTEDMMAGEFFINGRTFDHLRVDFQGRAGDLEVWEVDNQGDMDHPFHLHTHPFQVLSVNGKPLPYRALKDVVNLKAKEVVRLLVPLRNLPGKTVFHCHIVEHEDRGMMGVLEVG, via the coding sequence ATGAACGCGGACCGCCGAACCCTTTTAAAACTCACCGCAGGCCTCCTCCTCTCCCCCCTGGCCAGGGGCCAGGCTCCCTTTCCCGAGCCCCCGGTGCTCCGAAGCCGGGACAGCCTTTTGCAGGTGCGCTTGAGGGCCGCCCTCACTCCCCTTTCCCTGCTGGGACGGGAGGCCCAGCTTTGGACCTACGGGGGCAGCTTCCCGGGGCCTACCCTTCGGGTACGCCCCGGGGATACGGTTCGCCTCGAGCTGGAAAACCTCCTCCCCGAGCCCACGAACCTGCACTGGCACGGGCTTCCCATCTCCCCCAAGGTGGACGACCCCTTATTGGAGATCCCGCCCAAGGAGACCTGGAGCTACGCCTTCACCGTCCCTCAGGACCTGGCGGGCACCTTTTGGTACCACCCCCACCTGCACGGGCGGGTGGCCCCCCAGCTCTTCGCCGGCCTGGCGGGGGCCATCCTGGTGGAAAGCCCGCTGGACGGGATCCCTGAGCTAAGGGAAGCCGAGGAGCACCTTCTGGTGCTAAAGGACCTGGAACTTGTGGGAGGCCGGCCTGCGCCTCATGCCCCCATGGACTGGATCAACGGCAAGGAGGGCAACCTCCTCCTGGTTAACGGGGCCTCCCGCCCCACCTTGCGGACCGGCAAGGCCACCTTGCGTCTCCGCCTCCTGAACGCCAGCAACGCCCGCTACTTCCGGCTCCAGTTGGAGGGGCACCCCCTTTACCTCATCACCAGCGACGGGGGCTTCCTGGAGGAACCCTATGAGGTCCCCGAACTCCTTCTGGCCCCCGGGGAACGGGCGGAGGTGCTGGTGCGCTTCCAGAAGGAGGGGGCCTTCCGCCTCCTCGCCCTGCCCTACGAGCGCGGGGTCCACATGATGGGCGGGATGGAGCACATGGGCCACGGGGGGATGTCCATGGGGGCAAGCCCCAGCGGCCCGCAAACCCTCCTCACCCTGGTGGCCCCGCCCCGCCCCAAACCCCTCCCCCTGCCCAAGGCCTTGGCCAAACTGCCCGCCCTCAACCCCAACCAGGCCAGGGCGACCCGGCGCCTCACCCTCACGGAGGACATGATGGCCGGGGAGTTCTTCATCAACGGCCGAACCTTTGATCACCTTAGGGTGGACTTCCAGGGACGGGCGGGGGACCTCGAGGTCTGGGAGGTGGACAACCAAGGGGACATGGACCACCCCTTCCACCTCCACACCCACCCCTTCCAGGTCCTCTCGGTGAACGGGAAGCCCCTTCCTTACCGCGCCCTCAAGGACGTGGTCAACCTGAAGGCCAAGGAGGTGGTGCGCCTTCTGGTTCCCCTTCGGAACCTTCCCGGGAAGACCGTCTTCCACTGCCACATCGTGGAGCACGAGGACCGGGGCATGATGGGGGTGCTGGAGGTGGGCTAA
- a CDS encoding DUF302 domain-containing protein, with the protein MTDLRKTLKASLAEARAWLEAALKEEGFGILTEIDVAATLKARLGLERPPYLILGACNPSLAAKALEAEPDLGLLLPCNAVLREGGEGVEILLQDPKGMFQVLSQEKQEALKPVVEEARSRLEKALAKL; encoded by the coding sequence ATGACGGACTTGAGGAAAACCCTGAAGGCCAGCCTGGCCGAGGCCCGGGCCTGGCTAGAAGCCGCCTTGAAGGAGGAAGGCTTTGGCATCCTCACGGAAATCGACGTGGCCGCCACCCTTAAGGCCCGCCTGGGCCTGGAAAGGCCTCCTTACCTGATCCTGGGAGCCTGTAACCCGAGCCTCGCCGCCAAGGCCCTCGAGGCCGAACCCGACCTCGGCCTCCTCCTCCCCTGCAACGCCGTGCTCAGGGAAGGCGGGGAAGGCGTGGAAATCCTCCTCCAGGACCCCAAGGGCATGTTCCAGGTCCTTTCTCAGGAAAAGCAGGAGGCCCTGAAACCGGTGGTGGAAGAGGCCAGAAGCCGGCTGGAGAAAGCCCTGGCCAAACTCTAG
- a CDS encoding peptidase M4, whose product MKRYGLTLGVLALMLLGLALTQGMMGGFGPGMMGYGSQYGPGMMGYGMMGGQGMMGMMGVYPPEARPIPQKEAKARMEAYARRIYPGARLKDFMAFSQNYYAQVVDEKGQGLFELIADRYTGVVSPEPGPNMMWNTRYSMMGGPVQPPVRFPLTEARKLAETFLKGYLPGAQVLEAGAFPGYYTFDFGRKEVEGMLSVNAYTGEVWVHTWHGFFLGE is encoded by the coding sequence ATGAAACGCTACGGTTTAACTTTAGGAGTTCTGGCCCTTATGCTTCTAGGCCTTGCCCTCACCCAGGGCATGATGGGGGGTTTTGGTCCGGGGATGATGGGCTATGGCTCGCAGTACGGTCCGGGAATGATGGGCTACGGCATGATGGGCGGCCAGGGGATGATGGGCATGATGGGGGTCTACCCTCCGGAGGCCCGGCCCATCCCCCAGAAAGAGGCCAAAGCGCGGATGGAAGCCTACGCCAGGCGCATCTACCCGGGGGCACGCCTTAAGGACTTCATGGCCTTCAGCCAAAACTACTACGCCCAGGTGGTGGACGAGAAGGGGCAGGGGCTCTTTGAGCTCATCGCCGATCGCTACACGGGGGTGGTTTCCCCAGAACCTGGCCCCAACATGATGTGGAACACCCGCTACAGCATGATGGGCGGGCCCGTGCAGCCTCCTGTCCGCTTCCCCTTGACGGAAGCCAGGAAGCTGGCCGAGACCTTCCTGAAAGGCTACCTCCCGGGTGCCCAGGTGCTGGAAGCCGGGGCTTTCCCCGGGTACTACACCTTTGACTTCGGGCGCAAGGAGGTGGAGGGCATGCTCTCCGTGAACGCCTACACGGGGGAGGTCTGGGTCCACACCTGGCACGGCTTCTTCCTCGGGGAGTAA